One window of Cryobacterium arcticum genomic DNA carries:
- a CDS encoding APC family permease, with protein MSRNDATVPVRPEPARSEGKGLATGTLGLFGSTVIGLASTAPVYSLAATLGFVVLAVGAQAPVVFVIAFIPMLLVAFAYRELNRDIPDCGTTFTWATKAFGPWVGWMGGWGVAVAGIVVLGNLAQIGGIYFWLLAAPDLAENELVVTLTGVVFIVLMVWVSYRGIEIGERLQNVLLGFQYLALVLFTVFTLWSVFDGSAPAGSTVPQADWFNPFALTSFNGLVEGVLLALFIYWGWDTCLALNEETRDPKRIPGRAAVLTTIILLVTYVGVTVAAMAYAGLGTTGLGLGNEGNADDVFFALKDAVFGPWAWLLVAAVMISAISSTQTTILPTARGTLAMAVYKALPRRFAQVHPRFQTPSFSTLIMGVVAVAFYVGMTLVSSNILNDTILSLGLAIAFYYAITGYACVWYFRHDLFTSWRNAWMRFVFPLVGALLLTGAFVFSVIDMLDPDYGYTVLFGIGGVFVVGVGSLLAGVVLMVIWSFFAGSKPFFRGESLNAATPVLVPDEDVPLTRSVDGGV; from the coding sequence ATGTCCCGCAATGACGCCACGGTTCCCGTGCGACCCGAACCGGCCCGCTCCGAGGGCAAGGGTCTGGCCACCGGCACCCTGGGCCTGTTCGGCTCCACCGTGATCGGGTTGGCGTCCACCGCCCCGGTGTACTCTCTGGCGGCGACGCTCGGTTTTGTGGTCCTCGCCGTGGGCGCCCAGGCTCCCGTCGTGTTCGTGATCGCGTTCATCCCCATGCTGCTGGTGGCATTCGCGTACCGGGAACTCAACCGGGACATCCCCGACTGCGGCACCACCTTCACCTGGGCGACCAAGGCATTCGGCCCCTGGGTGGGCTGGATGGGCGGCTGGGGCGTGGCCGTGGCCGGCATCGTGGTGCTCGGCAACCTCGCCCAGATCGGCGGCATCTACTTCTGGCTGCTCGCGGCTCCCGACCTCGCCGAGAACGAACTCGTCGTCACCCTCACCGGGGTGGTCTTCATCGTGCTGATGGTGTGGGTGAGCTATCGCGGCATCGAGATCGGGGAACGGCTGCAGAACGTGCTGCTCGGCTTCCAGTATCTGGCCCTGGTGCTGTTCACGGTGTTCACCCTCTGGTCGGTGTTCGACGGCAGCGCCCCGGCCGGCTCCACGGTGCCGCAGGCAGACTGGTTCAACCCGTTCGCGCTCACCTCATTCAACGGGCTCGTCGAGGGCGTGCTGCTGGCCCTGTTCATCTACTGGGGCTGGGACACCTGCCTGGCCCTGAACGAGGAGACCCGCGACCCCAAGCGCATCCCCGGCCGGGCCGCGGTGCTCACCACGATCATCCTGCTGGTCACCTACGTGGGCGTCACGGTCGCCGCGATGGCCTACGCCGGGCTCGGCACGACCGGCCTGGGCCTCGGGAACGAGGGCAACGCCGACGACGTGTTCTTCGCCCTCAAGGACGCCGTCTTCGGCCCCTGGGCGTGGCTGCTCGTGGCGGCCGTGATGATCTCGGCCATCTCCTCCACCCAGACCACCATCCTGCCCACCGCCCGCGGCACCCTCGCCATGGCCGTGTACAAGGCGCTGCCGCGCCGGTTCGCGCAGGTGCACCCGCGGTTCCAGACGCCGTCGTTCTCCACCCTGATCATGGGCGTCGTGGCGGTGGCGTTCTACGTGGGGATGACCCTGGTCAGCTCCAACATCCTCAACGACACCATCCTCTCGTTGGGCCTGGCGATCGCGTTCTACTACGCCATCACCGGGTACGCCTGCGTCTGGTACTTCCGGCACGACCTGTTCACCAGTTGGCGCAACGCCTGGATGCGCTTCGTCTTCCCGCTCGTCGGGGCGCTGCTGCTGACCGGAGCGTTCGTGTTCTCCGTGATCGACATGCTCGACCCCGACTACGGCTACACGGTGCTGTTCGGCATCGGCGGGGTGTTCGTGGTGGGGGTGGGCTCGCTGCTGGCCGGGGTGGTGCTCATGGTCATCTGGTCATTCTTCGCGGGCTCCAAACCGTTCTTCCGGGGAGAGTCGCTCAACGCGGCCACTCCGGTGCTGGTGCCCGACGAGGATGTGCCCCTCACCCGGTCGGTCGACGGCGGCGTCTGA
- the sucC gene encoding ADP-forming succinate--CoA ligase subunit beta, with product MDLYEYQARDLFEQYGVPVLPGIIADTPEEVRAAAEKLGGVVVVKAQVKVGGRGKAGGVKVAKTPDEAEAAGRAILGLDIKGHTVHRVMVAGGARIKQEFYFSVLLDRSNRSYLSLASYEGGVEIEVLAVEKPDALAYVAIDPNAGIDLAKAKEIAVQAKFPAELVDKVAPVFVQLYSVFAGEDATLVEVNPLVLTEEGDIIALDGKVTIDENADFRHPGHAALEDKAAADPLEAKAKQNDLNYVKLDGEVGIIGNGAGLVMSTLDVVAYAGENFGGVKPANFLDIGGGASAAVMAAGLDVILGDPQVKSVFVNVFGGITACDAVAHGIVGALATLGDAANKPLVVRLDGNNVEEGRRILNEANHPLVTLAATMDEGAAKAAELAHAAR from the coding sequence GTGGATCTTTACGAATACCAGGCCAGAGACCTGTTTGAGCAGTATGGAGTCCCGGTTCTGCCCGGGATCATCGCAGACACGCCCGAGGAGGTGCGCGCCGCGGCCGAGAAGCTGGGCGGTGTCGTCGTCGTCAAGGCGCAGGTCAAGGTCGGAGGCCGCGGCAAGGCCGGCGGCGTCAAGGTTGCCAAGACCCCGGATGAGGCCGAAGCCGCCGGGCGCGCCATCCTGGGCCTGGACATCAAGGGCCACACCGTGCACCGCGTGATGGTGGCCGGGGGAGCCCGCATCAAGCAGGAGTTCTACTTCTCCGTGCTGCTGGACCGGTCCAACCGCTCCTACCTCTCGCTCGCCAGCTACGAGGGCGGCGTGGAGATCGAGGTTCTCGCGGTGGAGAAGCCCGACGCCCTGGCCTACGTGGCCATCGACCCGAACGCCGGCATCGACCTGGCCAAGGCCAAGGAGATCGCCGTCCAGGCGAAGTTCCCGGCCGAGCTGGTCGACAAGGTCGCCCCCGTCTTCGTGCAGCTGTACAGCGTCTTCGCCGGCGAGGACGCCACCCTCGTCGAGGTCAACCCGCTGGTTCTCACCGAAGAGGGCGACATCATCGCCCTCGACGGCAAGGTCACCATCGACGAGAACGCCGACTTCCGCCACCCGGGCCACGCCGCCCTGGAGGACAAGGCCGCGGCCGACCCGCTCGAGGCCAAGGCCAAGCAGAACGACCTCAACTACGTCAAGCTCGACGGCGAGGTCGGCATCATCGGAAACGGCGCCGGGCTGGTCATGTCGACCCTCGACGTGGTCGCCTACGCCGGTGAGAACTTCGGCGGCGTCAAGCCGGCCAACTTCCTCGACATCGGCGGCGGAGCATCCGCTGCCGTCATGGCCGCCGGCCTCGACGTCATCCTCGGCGACCCGCAGGTCAAGAGCGTCTTCGTCAACGTCTTCGGCGGCATCACCGCCTGCGACGCCGTGGCCCACGGCATCGTCGGCGCGCTCGCCACCCTCGGCGACGCCGCGAACAAGCCCCTGGTCGTGCGCCTCGACGGCAACAACGTCGAGGAAGGCCGCCGCATCCTCAACGAGGCCAACCACCCGCTGGTCACCCTGGCCGCCACCATGGACGAGGGCGCCGCCAAGGCCGCCGAACTCGCCCACGCCGCCCGCTGA
- the purH gene encoding bifunctional phosphoribosylaminoimidazolecarboxamide formyltransferase/IMP cyclohydrolase — protein MSGHTNARSLYRDRDVIPVQRALISVSDKTGLVELANALAAAGVEMISTGSTAATIRAAGHDVTDVAAVTGFPESLDGRVKTLHPSVHAGILADLRLEAHENQLADLSIAPFQLVVVNLYPFVETVESGAEPADVIEQIDIGGPALVRASAKNHPNVAIVVDPENYSEIIAAVAAGGSTLRLRQKLASLAFEHTANYDLSVSAWFTENVYDQWQDDTEALGEEILDAFDAIVAAEDPEADALFPETLAIEATRGTVLRYGENSHQAAALYLGEGGQGIAQATQLHGKEMSYNNYVDADAAVRAAFDFAEPAVAIIKHANPCGIAVANPKAPDAIASAHHRAHDCDPVSAFGGVIAANRVVTLGMAETVSQIFTEVLVAPGFEPAAFELLSAKKNIRLLELPADYRRSSLELRQISGGLLVQETDTFDTLDTAEWRLVSGPEVDEATRADLEFAWKACRAVKSNAILLAHAGASVGVGMGQVNRVDSCHLAVSRAGERAEGAVAASDAFFPFADGLEVLLEAGVTAVVQPGGSVRDEEVIAAATAAGVSMYFTGERHFFH, from the coding sequence ATGAGCGGTCACACCAACGCCCGGAGCCTCTACCGCGACCGGGACGTCATCCCCGTGCAGCGCGCGCTGATCTCGGTCTCCGACAAGACCGGCCTGGTCGAACTCGCCAACGCGCTCGCCGCCGCCGGCGTCGAGATGATCTCCACAGGCTCCACCGCCGCCACCATCCGCGCGGCCGGCCACGACGTCACGGATGTCGCCGCCGTCACCGGGTTCCCGGAGTCGCTCGACGGCCGGGTGAAGACCCTGCACCCGAGCGTGCACGCGGGCATCCTCGCCGACCTCCGCCTCGAGGCGCACGAGAACCAGCTCGCCGACCTGTCCATCGCGCCGTTCCAGCTCGTGGTCGTGAACCTGTACCCGTTCGTGGAAACCGTCGAGTCCGGCGCGGAGCCCGCCGACGTGATCGAGCAGATCGATATCGGCGGACCGGCGCTCGTGCGCGCATCCGCCAAGAACCACCCCAACGTGGCCATCGTGGTCGACCCGGAGAACTACTCGGAGATCATCGCGGCCGTCGCCGCCGGCGGCAGCACCCTGCGCCTGCGCCAGAAGCTGGCCTCGCTCGCGTTCGAGCACACCGCCAACTACGACCTGAGCGTCTCCGCCTGGTTCACCGAGAACGTCTACGACCAGTGGCAGGACGACACGGAGGCGCTCGGCGAAGAAATCCTCGACGCGTTCGACGCGATTGTCGCCGCCGAAGACCCCGAGGCCGACGCACTGTTCCCCGAGACCCTCGCGATCGAGGCCACCCGCGGCACCGTGCTGCGCTACGGCGAGAACTCGCACCAGGCCGCCGCCCTCTACCTCGGCGAGGGCGGCCAGGGCATCGCCCAGGCCACGCAGCTGCACGGCAAGGAGATGTCGTACAACAACTACGTCGACGCGGATGCTGCCGTGCGCGCCGCCTTCGACTTCGCCGAACCGGCCGTGGCCATCATCAAGCACGCCAACCCGTGCGGCATCGCCGTGGCCAACCCCAAGGCGCCCGACGCCATCGCCTCCGCGCACCACCGCGCCCACGACTGCGACCCGGTGTCGGCGTTCGGCGGGGTCATCGCCGCCAACCGCGTTGTCACGCTGGGCATGGCCGAGACGGTCAGCCAGATCTTCACCGAGGTTCTCGTGGCGCCCGGCTTCGAGCCGGCCGCGTTCGAACTGCTCAGCGCCAAGAAGAACATCCGCCTGCTGGAGCTGCCCGCCGACTACCGTCGTTCCTCGCTGGAGCTTCGCCAGATCTCCGGCGGCCTGCTCGTGCAGGAGACCGACACCTTCGACACCCTCGACACCGCCGAATGGCGTCTGGTGTCCGGCCCCGAGGTGGATGAGGCAACCCGCGCCGACCTCGAGTTCGCCTGGAAGGCCTGCCGGGCCGTGAAGTCCAACGCGATCCTGCTCGCGCACGCCGGGGCATCCGTGGGTGTCGGTATGGGCCAGGTCAACCGGGTCGACTCCTGCCACCTCGCCGTGAGCCGGGCCGGCGAGCGGGCCGAGGGCGCCGTGGCCGCGTCCGACGCGTTCTTCCCCTTCGCCGACGGCCTCGAGGTGCTGCTGGAGGCCGGCGTCACCGCGGTCGTGCAGCCCGGCGGTTCGGTGCGCGACGAGGAGGTCATCGCCGCGGCGACGGCCGCCGGTGTGTCGATGTACTTCACCGGGGAGCGTCACTTCTTCCACTGA
- the purN gene encoding phosphoribosylglycinamide formyltransferase, with translation MLSLVVLISGGGSNLRALLEASGDAEFPARVVAIGADRDADGLELGEEFGIPTFSVPFSSYPDRDAWGDALLEQIQQWQPDLTMLSGFMRLLPPRVVSALSPHLINTHPAYLPEFPGAHGVRDALAAGVTQTGASIIVVDNGVDDGPIVSQERVPVLPDDTQDSLHDRIKLVERRLLVQAVLDIANGHVDLKEHSPI, from the coding sequence GTGCTGTCACTGGTCGTATTGATCTCCGGCGGAGGCTCGAACCTGCGCGCGCTTCTGGAGGCGTCCGGCGACGCCGAGTTCCCCGCCCGGGTGGTCGCCATCGGCGCCGACCGGGACGCCGACGGGCTCGAACTCGGTGAGGAATTCGGCATCCCCACCTTCTCGGTGCCGTTCTCGTCGTACCCCGACCGGGATGCCTGGGGCGACGCCCTGCTCGAGCAGATCCAGCAGTGGCAGCCCGATCTCACGATGCTCAGCGGCTTCATGCGCCTGTTGCCGCCGCGGGTGGTGTCGGCGCTGTCGCCGCACCTGATCAACACGCATCCCGCCTACCTGCCCGAGTTCCCCGGCGCCCACGGCGTGCGCGACGCGCTCGCCGCCGGCGTGACGCAGACGGGCGCCAGCATCATCGTCGTGGACAACGGAGTGGACGACGGACCGATCGTGAGCCAGGAACGGGTACCGGTGCTCCCGGACGACACCCAGGACTCGCTGCACGACCGCATCAAACTCGTCGAACGCCGCCTGCTCGTGCAGGCCGTGCTCGACATCGCCAACGGACACGTCGATCTCAAGGAGCATTCCCCCATATGA
- a CDS encoding tautomerase family protein, whose product MPLVRIDLVEGRDATQIQAIGDALQDTLVQVYELPERDRFQIVTEHPAGRMIALDVGLGFERSEQLVIIQIFTQAGRSDEAKQAFFAALTANLAAVGVAEADVVIGFVENSPADWSFGFGRAQYLTGELKRPGS is encoded by the coding sequence ATGCCCCTCGTTCGCATCGATCTCGTCGAAGGACGAGACGCCACCCAGATCCAGGCCATCGGAGATGCCCTGCAGGACACCTTGGTCCAGGTGTACGAACTGCCCGAACGGGACCGGTTCCAGATCGTCACCGAGCACCCCGCCGGACGGATGATCGCGCTCGATGTGGGGCTCGGCTTCGAGCGGTCCGAGCAGTTGGTGATCATCCAGATCTTCACCCAGGCCGGCCGCTCCGATGAGGCCAAGCAGGCCTTCTTCGCGGCCCTCACTGCCAACCTCGCGGCCGTGGGCGTAGCCGAAGCCGACGTCGTCATCGGGTTCGTGGAGAACAGCCCGGCCGACTGGTCGTTCGGGTTCGGCCGCGCGCAGTACCTCACCGGCGAGCTCAAACGCCCCGGCAGCTGA
- a CDS encoding DUF6350 family protein, with product MNRITTALLAALEALIVVAIGVGIALVPLTVLWGTHYGLGIDWFVFWRAAVDVWLLGNGVDLAVQLPVEVTTALGIAGAEAPFSLTIALLGFAVLAVLLGVRTGRRAAGTDYRLTAAGTAVLTYALLAALLTFSAGTAVVTPAPVQGILLPTLVFALGVLIGAWAPGRAAGTVWPGWLARPVTDQLNRIPAEVRSQLAAALRGGTAAVAGILVVAGLAVFVSVLANFATVIGLYETLQADVMGGISLTIGQLAFIPNIVIWAASWFAGPGIALGTGSSITPLGTSVSAVPGLPLFGVLPHGTLDFGFLGLLVPVLIGFVVAVLVRQGLDKRANSPHGTARMLITGGLMGLVAGILLGLLAWWSAGAMGPGRLVDVGPNPLLVGALTVVEVGIAAALGMLVGGRRARSTDTRTEEVSTKR from the coding sequence ATGAACCGTATAACGACTGCCCTGCTCGCCGCGCTCGAGGCGCTCATTGTCGTCGCCATCGGCGTGGGCATCGCCCTGGTGCCGCTCACCGTGCTCTGGGGCACCCACTACGGTCTGGGCATCGACTGGTTCGTGTTCTGGCGGGCCGCCGTGGACGTCTGGCTGCTCGGCAACGGCGTGGACCTCGCGGTACAACTGCCCGTCGAGGTCACCACCGCTCTGGGCATTGCCGGGGCCGAGGCCCCGTTCAGCCTCACCATCGCCCTGCTCGGCTTCGCCGTGCTCGCGGTGCTGCTCGGCGTGCGCACCGGCCGCCGCGCCGCCGGCACCGACTACCGCCTCACCGCGGCCGGCACAGCGGTGCTCACGTATGCGCTGCTCGCCGCGCTGCTCACCTTCTCCGCCGGCACCGCGGTGGTGACCCCGGCGCCCGTGCAGGGCATCCTGCTGCCCACCCTGGTCTTCGCGCTGGGTGTGCTGATCGGCGCGTGGGCCCCGGGCCGGGCCGCCGGCACCGTGTGGCCCGGCTGGCTGGCCCGCCCGGTCACCGACCAGCTGAACCGCATCCCCGCCGAGGTGCGCAGCCAGTTGGCCGCCGCGCTCCGCGGCGGAACGGCCGCCGTCGCCGGCATCCTGGTGGTGGCGGGCCTGGCCGTGTTCGTGTCGGTGCTGGCCAACTTCGCCACCGTGATCGGCCTCTACGAGACCCTGCAGGCCGACGTGATGGGCGGCATCAGCCTCACGATCGGCCAGCTCGCCTTCATCCCCAACATCGTGATCTGGGCCGCCAGCTGGTTCGCCGGCCCCGGCATCGCGCTGGGCACCGGCAGTAGCATCACCCCGCTCGGCACCTCCGTCTCGGCCGTGCCCGGGCTGCCGCTGTTCGGCGTGCTGCCGCACGGCACCCTGGACTTCGGCTTCCTCGGCCTGCTCGTACCCGTGCTGATCGGCTTCGTCGTGGCCGTCCTCGTGCGCCAAGGCCTGGACAAGCGCGCCAACTCCCCGCACGGCACCGCACGGATGCTGATCACCGGCGGCCTGATGGGCCTGGTCGCGGGCATCCTGCTCGGCCTGCTCGCCTGGTGGTCGGCCGGCGCGATGGGCCCGGGCCGGCTCGTCGACGTGGGACCGAACCCGCTGCTGGTCGGAGCCCTCACCGTCGTGGAGGTGGGCATCGCCGCCGCACTCGGTATGCTCGTCGGTGGCCGTCGGGCCCGGAGCACGGATACGCGCACCGAGGAAGTCTCAACGAAACGGTAG
- the sucD gene encoding succinate--CoA ligase subunit alpha — protein sequence MSIFLNKDSKVIVQGITGGEGTKHTALMLKAGTQIVGGVNARKAGTTVTHGDVELPVFGTVAEAMEKTGADVSIAFVPPAFTKDAVIEAIDAEIGLLVIITEGVPVQDSAEFWAYAQEKGNKTRIIGPNCPGIITPGEALVGITPANITGKGPVGLVSKSGTLTYQMMYELRDLGFSTAIGIGGDPIIGTTHIDALAAFEADPETLAIVMIGEIGGDAEEKAAEYIKAHVTKPVVGYVAGFTAPEGKTMGHAGAIVSDGAGTAQGKKEALEAAGVKVGKTPSETATLLREVLAAL from the coding sequence ATGTCAATCTTCCTCAACAAGGACTCCAAGGTCATCGTCCAGGGCATCACCGGCGGCGAGGGCACCAAGCACACCGCTCTGATGCTCAAGGCCGGCACCCAGATCGTCGGCGGCGTCAACGCCCGCAAGGCCGGCACCACCGTGACCCACGGCGACGTCGAGCTGCCCGTCTTCGGCACGGTCGCCGAGGCCATGGAGAAGACCGGCGCGGATGTCTCCATCGCGTTCGTGCCGCCGGCCTTCACCAAGGACGCCGTCATCGAAGCGATCGACGCCGAAATCGGCCTGCTCGTGATCATCACCGAGGGCGTGCCCGTGCAGGACTCCGCCGAGTTCTGGGCGTACGCCCAGGAGAAGGGCAACAAGACCCGCATCATCGGGCCGAACTGCCCCGGCATCATCACGCCCGGTGAGGCGCTCGTGGGCATCACGCCGGCGAACATCACCGGTAAGGGCCCGGTCGGCCTGGTCTCCAAGTCGGGCACCCTGACCTACCAGATGATGTACGAACTGCGCGACCTGGGCTTCTCCACCGCCATCGGCATCGGCGGCGACCCCATCATCGGCACCACCCACATCGACGCGCTCGCCGCGTTCGAGGCCGACCCCGAGACCCTCGCGATCGTCATGATCGGTGAGATCGGCGGCGACGCCGAGGAGAAGGCCGCCGAGTACATCAAGGCGCACGTCACCAAGCCCGTCGTGGGCTACGTGGCCGGCTTCACCGCCCCCGAGGGCAAGACCATGGGCCACGCCGGCGCCATCGTCTCCGACGGAGCCGGAACCGCCCAGGGCAAGAAGGAGGCCCTCGAGGCCGCCGGGGTCAAGGTCGGCAAGACGCCGAGCGAGACCGCGACCCTGCTGCGCGAGGTTCTCGCCGCGCTGTAA
- a CDS encoding mechanosensitive ion channel family protein codes for MIDVLGLSLPAFPVAALAAIVLALAITAIAAFAFRLVGKRKAWARVLVQLIRVPFRMTVLIGLLWLAVAGYLDVPAGWDTTVGFVFRALFIGSATWLLCALLYFAEEMAANRYRIDVRDNRVARRVRTQLRMMRRIGIVIIIICAIGTVLLSIPGAATVGASLFASAGLLSVVAGLAAQSTLANIFAGMQLAFNNALRVDDVVIVEGEWGKIEEITLTYIVVHIWDDRRMVLPSTYFTTTPFQNWTRHNSELLGAIEFDLDWRVNPAAMREELNRIVAQTDLWDERAVVLQVTDAVGGYVRVRVLVTAQDAPTLFDLRCFVRENLIDWVNAENPDALPMSRVEVRHEPEAPPVRPSSRGRKPARPVIEAPGLFSGDEGGKERAQHFTESITVQDWDDAPESLPAPR; via the coding sequence GTGATCGATGTTCTCGGGCTGTCCCTGCCCGCCTTCCCCGTTGCCGCTCTCGCGGCAATCGTTCTCGCGCTCGCGATCACCGCGATCGCCGCGTTCGCGTTCCGCCTGGTCGGCAAGCGCAAGGCGTGGGCGCGTGTGCTCGTGCAGCTCATCCGGGTGCCGTTCCGCATGACCGTGCTGATCGGGCTCCTGTGGCTCGCCGTAGCGGGATACCTCGACGTGCCCGCGGGCTGGGATACCACGGTGGGCTTCGTCTTCCGGGCCCTGTTCATCGGCAGCGCCACCTGGCTGCTCTGTGCGCTGCTGTACTTCGCCGAGGAGATGGCCGCCAACCGGTACCGCATCGACGTGCGCGACAACCGGGTGGCCCGCCGGGTGCGCACCCAGCTGCGGATGATGCGCCGCATCGGCATCGTGATCATCATCATCTGCGCCATCGGCACCGTGCTGCTCAGCATCCCCGGCGCCGCCACGGTCGGGGCCAGCCTGTTCGCCTCCGCCGGCCTGCTCAGCGTCGTGGCGGGTCTCGCCGCCCAGTCCACCCTGGCGAACATCTTCGCCGGCATGCAGCTCGCGTTCAACAACGCCCTGCGCGTGGATGACGTCGTCATCGTCGAGGGGGAGTGGGGCAAGATCGAGGAGATCACCCTCACCTACATCGTCGTGCACATCTGGGACGACCGCCGCATGGTGCTGCCGTCCACATACTTCACCACGACCCCGTTCCAGAACTGGACCCGGCACAACAGCGAACTGCTCGGCGCCATCGAGTTCGACCTGGACTGGCGCGTCAACCCCGCCGCGATGCGTGAGGAGCTCAACCGCATCGTCGCGCAGACCGACCTCTGGGACGAACGTGCCGTCGTGCTCCAGGTGACGGATGCCGTGGGCGGCTACGTGCGCGTGCGCGTGCTCGTGACGGCGCAGGACGCGCCGACCCTGTTCGACCTGCGCTGCTTCGTGCGGGAGAACCTGATCGACTGGGTCAACGCCGAGAACCCCGACGCCCTGCCGATGAGCCGCGTCGAGGTGCGCCACGAGCCCGAGGCCCCGCCGGTGCGCCCGTCCTCCCGCGGCCGCAAGCCCGCCCGCCCCGTCATCGAGGCGCCCGGCTTGTTCTCCGGCGACGAGGGCGGCAAGGAGCGTGCCCAGCACTTCACCGAGTCCATCACGGTGCAGGACTGGGACGACGCCCCCGAGTCCCTCCCCGCGCCTCGCTAG
- a CDS encoding VIT1/CCC1 transporter family protein: MSESDPARQPTGPAPSSPAAEPDHATEPHSPGHASRLNWLRAGVLGANDGIVSVAALVVGVAAATSDSAAILIAGVASLLAGAISMALGEYVSVSSQRDTERALINKERAELATMPEQELAELAGLYQAKGLSAETARLVADELTAHDALGAHLEVELHIGADELTNPWHAAFASAVAFTVGAILPLLAVLLPPPEWRVPATFVSVAVALIITGWLSAFLGDSPRMRAIARVLIGGLLALGVTYLIGGLLGTTI, from the coding sequence ATGAGCGAATCAGACCCGGCGCGCCAGCCCACCGGTCCCGCACCCTCCTCCCCAGCCGCCGAACCCGACCATGCCACCGAGCCGCACTCCCCCGGGCACGCTTCCCGGCTCAACTGGTTACGCGCCGGTGTGCTCGGCGCCAACGACGGCATCGTCTCGGTCGCGGCTTTGGTCGTGGGCGTCGCCGCGGCCACCTCCGACTCCGCGGCGATCCTCATCGCCGGGGTGGCGAGCCTGCTCGCCGGGGCGATCTCCATGGCGCTCGGCGAATACGTGTCGGTGAGCAGCCAGCGGGACACCGAGCGGGCCTTGATCAACAAGGAACGAGCCGAGCTGGCCACGATGCCCGAGCAGGAGCTGGCCGAACTCGCCGGGCTGTACCAGGCCAAGGGCCTCTCCGCCGAGACCGCCCGCCTTGTGGCCGACGAGCTGACCGCGCACGATGCGCTCGGCGCGCACCTCGAGGTGGAGCTGCACATCGGCGCCGACGAGCTCACCAACCCCTGGCACGCGGCCTTCGCGTCGGCGGTGGCGTTCACGGTGGGCGCCATCCTGCCGCTGCTGGCGGTGCTGCTGCCGCCGCCGGAATGGCGGGTGCCGGCGACGTTCGTCTCGGTGGCTGTCGCGCTGATCATCACCGGCTGGCTGAGCGCGTTCCTCGGTGACAGCCCACGGATGCGCGCGATCGCGCGGGTGCTCATCGGCGGGCTGCTCGCCCTCGGCGTGACCTACCTGATCGGTGGCCTGCTCGGCACGACGATCTAG
- a CDS encoding DUF3054 domain-containing protein, with protein sequence MSSRPAGPSLVPLAAGVDAALVLLFVLIGRASHGEGLWGVLLTWWPFLAGLAVGWLVSRAWRHPLRLVWTGVIVWLVTVIVGMLLRVASGQGVQLSFVIVTVIVLGVFLLGWRAIALLVQRRRSARIG encoded by the coding sequence ATGTCTTCTCGCCCCGCCGGCCCTTCGCTCGTTCCCCTGGCCGCCGGAGTGGACGCGGCCCTGGTGCTGCTCTTCGTGCTGATCGGCCGGGCCAGCCACGGCGAAGGCCTCTGGGGAGTACTGCTCACCTGGTGGCCGTTCCTCGCCGGGCTCGCGGTGGGCTGGCTGGTCTCCCGCGCCTGGCGGCACCCGCTCCGCCTCGTCTGGACCGGTGTGATCGTGTGGCTGGTCACCGTCATCGTGGGCATGCTCCTGCGCGTCGCCAGCGGCCAGGGCGTGCAGCTCAGCTTCGTCATCGTCACGGTCATCGTGCTCGGCGTGTTCCTGCTGGGCTGGCGCGCGATCGCGCTGCTCGTGCAGCGTCGGCGCTCCGCGCGCATCGGCTGA